A DNA window from Kitasatospora atroaurantiaca contains the following coding sequences:
- a CDS encoding amidohydrolase codes for MTERTNRTVLLRGGTVYSPADPFATAMLVEGEHVAWVGSDGAAEAYADVADEVVELAGALVTPAFVDAHVHATSAGLALTGLDLTGCPSLPEALARIAGYAGHNGGVLIGHGWDETKWPEGRPPTLEELDRAAGGAPLYLSRTDVHSALASTALRELAEGLEGLPGFHPDAPLTRDAHHAVRRAALAHLTPAQRRAAQQATLDRAAELGIGALHECAGPEISSEEDLAALLALAAENKGPEVFGYWGELGGVETARRLGAFGAGGDLFVDGALGSHTACLHAPYDDAPHTGTAYLTAQQVADHVAACTEAGLQAGFHAIGDAALAAVLDGVRAAADRVGPARVKALRHRVEHAEALDDKAIAAFAELGLTASVQPAFDAAWGGPDGMYVQRLGAERAAALNPFAALLRAGVPLAFGSDAPVTALDPWGTVRAAAFHQTLDHRISVRAAFTAHTRGGWRALGRDQDGVLVPGAVASYAVWAVGDLVVQAPDSRVAGWSTDPRSGTPGLPDLTPGLPLPTCLRTVVRGRTVHQA; via the coding sequence ATGACCGAACGCACCAACCGGACCGTGCTGCTGCGCGGCGGCACCGTCTACAGCCCCGCCGACCCGTTCGCCACCGCGATGCTGGTCGAGGGCGAACACGTCGCCTGGGTCGGCAGCGACGGCGCCGCCGAGGCGTACGCCGATGTCGCCGACGAGGTGGTGGAGCTGGCCGGTGCGCTGGTCACCCCCGCCTTCGTCGACGCCCATGTGCACGCCACCTCCGCCGGCCTCGCCCTGACCGGGCTCGACCTCACCGGCTGCCCCTCGCTCCCCGAGGCGCTGGCCCGGATCGCCGGGTACGCCGGGCACAACGGTGGCGTGCTGATCGGCCACGGCTGGGACGAGACCAAGTGGCCCGAGGGCCGCCCGCCGACCCTCGAGGAGCTCGACCGGGCGGCAGGCGGTGCGCCGCTCTACCTCTCCCGTACCGACGTGCACTCCGCGCTCGCCTCCACCGCCCTGCGCGAGCTCGCCGAGGGCCTCGAGGGCCTCCCCGGCTTCCACCCGGACGCCCCCCTCACCCGCGACGCCCACCACGCCGTCCGCCGCGCCGCGCTCGCCCACCTGACGCCGGCCCAGCGCCGCGCCGCCCAGCAGGCCACCCTCGACCGCGCCGCCGAACTCGGCATCGGCGCCCTGCACGAGTGCGCCGGGCCCGAGATCTCCTCCGAGGAGGACCTCGCGGCCCTGCTCGCCCTCGCCGCCGAGAACAAGGGCCCCGAGGTCTTCGGCTACTGGGGCGAGCTCGGTGGTGTCGAGACCGCGCGCCGCCTGGGCGCTTTCGGCGCCGGCGGCGACCTCTTCGTGGACGGCGCGCTCGGCTCGCACACCGCCTGCCTGCACGCCCCCTACGACGACGCCCCGCACACCGGCACCGCCTACCTGACGGCCCAGCAGGTCGCCGACCATGTCGCCGCCTGCACCGAGGCCGGACTGCAGGCGGGCTTCCACGCCATCGGCGACGCCGCGCTGGCCGCCGTGCTCGACGGCGTACGGGCCGCCGCCGACCGGGTCGGGCCGGCCAGGGTCAAGGCGCTGCGCCACCGCGTCGAGCACGCCGAGGCCCTGGACGACAAGGCCATCGCCGCCTTCGCGGAGCTCGGCCTGACCGCCTCCGTCCAGCCCGCCTTCGACGCCGCCTGGGGCGGGCCCGACGGCATGTACGTCCAGCGCCTCGGCGCCGAGCGGGCCGCCGCTCTCAACCCCTTCGCCGCCCTGCTGCGGGCCGGTGTACCGCTCGCCTTCGGCTCGGACGCCCCGGTCACCGCCCTGGACCCGTGGGGCACCGTCCGGGCCGCCGCCTTCCACCAGACGCTCGACCACCGGATCTCCGTCCGGGCCGCCTTCACCGCGCACACCCGCGGCGGCTGGCGGGCCCTCGGCCGGGACCAGGACGGCGTGCTCGTCCCGGGCGCGGTCGCCAGCTACGCGGTCTGGGCCGTCGGCGACCTCGTCGTCCAGGCCCCCGACTCCCGCGTCGCCGGCTGGTCCACCGACCCCCGCTCCGGCACCCCCGGCCTCCCCGACCTGACCCCGGGCCTCCCCCTCCCCACCTGCCTCCGCACCGTGGTGCGCGGCCGCACGGTCCACCAGGCGTAG
- the lnt gene encoding apolipoprotein N-acyltransferase, translating to MALPVEQERPVAEPAVERPEARPGRLARIRGGLPRTGLAVLCGLLLAAAFPPYDLWPLSILAVAGLSLLTRGRTARQGAWTGFAFGLPFFLWLLSWLRVIGLDATIGLSVVEALFIAALGAGLAATSRLRAWPLWAACLWVTQEWARDRLPLGGFPWGRLAFANTASPFTPLAALGGAPLVTFAVALAAALLAWAAPRLRGPRRAPRAAALAGAGAVTALLAGYVVPVPTAAADTVKVAVIQGNVPNPGMDFLGRPMMVLNNHASATERLAADIAAGRAERPDVVIWPENSSDLDPFSVPEAHQRIDQAVRAVGVPTLVGTLVDGPDNQHVQNEGIVWDPTTGPGASYTKQHPVPFGEYVPFRDQLSKVITRLQRVARDFYPGTHNGVMQLGPARIGDVICFEVAYDEIVRDTVNQGGRVLVVQTNNATYAKSGQPDQQLAMSRLRAVEHGRAVLIAATSGISAIIAPDGSVVSRTQELTPAELSAVVPLRDARTVADKVGAAPEWALAVAGLLACGAVVVGGIRRRRSGGTPVEAESLTPVVQ from the coding sequence GTGGCACTGCCTGTGGAGCAGGAGCGGCCCGTGGCGGAACCGGCGGTGGAGCGCCCCGAGGCCCGCCCAGGACGGCTCGCCCGAATCCGTGGCGGCCTGCCCCGGACCGGCCTGGCCGTCCTCTGCGGACTGCTGCTCGCCGCCGCCTTCCCCCCGTACGACCTCTGGCCGCTCTCCATCCTGGCCGTGGCCGGACTCTCCCTGCTGACCCGGGGCCGGACGGCCCGTCAGGGTGCCTGGACGGGCTTCGCGTTCGGCCTGCCGTTCTTCCTCTGGCTGCTCTCCTGGCTGCGGGTGATCGGCCTGGACGCGACGATCGGGCTCTCGGTCGTCGAGGCCCTGTTCATCGCCGCCCTCGGCGCGGGCCTCGCCGCCACCTCCAGGCTGCGCGCCTGGCCGCTCTGGGCGGCCTGCCTCTGGGTGACCCAGGAGTGGGCCCGTGACCGGCTCCCGCTCGGCGGCTTCCCCTGGGGCCGCCTCGCCTTCGCCAACACCGCCAGCCCCTTCACCCCGCTCGCCGCCCTCGGCGGCGCCCCGCTGGTCACCTTCGCCGTCGCCCTCGCCGCCGCTCTGCTCGCCTGGGCCGCCCCGCGCCTGCGCGGCCCGCGCCGGGCCCCCAGGGCCGCCGCCCTGGCCGGCGCCGGAGCCGTCACGGCCCTGCTCGCCGGGTACGTCGTCCCGGTGCCCACGGCGGCCGCCGACACCGTCAAGGTCGCGGTGATCCAGGGCAACGTCCCCAACCCCGGTATGGACTTCCTCGGCCGCCCGATGATGGTCCTCAACAACCACGCCTCCGCCACCGAACGCCTCGCCGCCGACATCGCGGCCGGCCGGGCCGAGCGCCCGGACGTGGTGATCTGGCCGGAGAACTCCTCCGACCTGGACCCGTTCAGCGTCCCCGAGGCGCACCAGCGCATCGACCAGGCCGTCCGGGCGGTCGGCGTCCCGACCCTGGTCGGCACCCTGGTCGACGGCCCTGACAACCAGCACGTCCAGAACGAGGGCATCGTCTGGGACCCGACGACCGGCCCCGGCGCCTCGTACACCAAGCAGCACCCGGTGCCCTTCGGCGAGTACGTCCCCTTCCGCGACCAGCTCTCCAAGGTCATCACCCGCCTGCAGCGCGTCGCCCGCGACTTCTACCCGGGCACCCACAACGGCGTGATGCAGCTCGGCCCGGCCCGGATCGGCGACGTGATCTGCTTCGAGGTCGCCTACGACGAGATCGTCCGCGACACCGTCAACCAGGGCGGCCGCGTCCTGGTCGTCCAGACCAACAACGCCACCTACGCGAAGAGCGGCCAGCCCGACCAGCAGCTGGCGATGTCCCGGCTACGGGCCGTCGAGCACGGCCGGGCCGTCCTGATCGCCGCGACCAGCGGGATCAGCGCGATCATCGCCCCGGACGGTTCGGTGGTCTCCCGCACCCAGGAGCTCACCCCGGCCGAGCTGAGCGCCGTGGTGCCGCTGCGCGACGCCAGGACCGTCGCCGACAAGGTGGGCGCCGCACCCGAGTGGGCGCTGGCCGTCGCGGGCCTGCTGGCCTGCGGCGCGGTCGTGGTGGGCGGCATCCGGCGGCGCCGGTCCGGTGGAACACCGGTCGAGGCCGAGTCGTTGACCCCAGTGGTGCAGTAG
- the fxsA gene encoding FxsA family membrane protein: MTQQATPARPAPRSRLRRVLPLVITAWLVLEIWLLTVVASQLGWFAVLMLLVGGAFLGGWLIKRAGLKALSAAIEQSKQPQSEQPQTGTSMTVLAGVLLILPGFLSDALALTLLLPPTRALWRAVGRRLTKAALRSTTPVGADPFADAARLQEQLRIHRPDGKVIQGEVVEPGAGPSSGPSDTEYRPPLAG; the protein is encoded by the coding sequence GTGACCCAGCAAGCTACCCCGGCCCGTCCGGCCCCTCGCAGCCGTCTGCGGCGGGTGCTGCCCCTTGTGATCACCGCCTGGCTGGTGCTGGAGATCTGGCTGCTGACCGTGGTCGCGTCCCAGCTCGGCTGGTTCGCGGTGCTGATGCTGCTGGTGGGCGGGGCCTTCCTCGGCGGCTGGCTGATCAAGCGGGCCGGGCTGAAGGCGCTGTCGGCCGCCATCGAGCAGAGCAAGCAGCCGCAGTCGGAGCAGCCGCAGACCGGCACCAGCATGACGGTGCTCGCCGGAGTGCTGCTGATCCTGCCGGGCTTCCTCTCGGACGCCCTGGCGCTGACCCTGCTGCTGCCGCCCACCAGGGCGCTCTGGCGAGCGGTGGGCCGCCGGCTCACCAAGGCGGCGCTGCGGTCGACCACGCCGGTCGGGGCCGACCCCTTCGCGGACGCGGCACGCCTCCAGGAGCAGCTGCGCATCCACCGCCCCGACGGCAAGGTGATCCAGGGCGAGGTGGTCGAGCCGGGCGCCGGGCCCTCCTCGGGCCCCTCCGACACCGAGTACCGCCCGCCGCTCGCGGGCTGA
- a CDS encoding RNA polymerase-binding protein RbpA: protein MSERALRGTRLGATSYETDRGIDLAPRQTVEYACQNGHRFEVPFSVEAEIPSAWECRFCGQEAVLLDGDEPEEKKTKPTRTHWDMLMERRTREELEEVLAERLAVLRSGGMNLAVHPRDTRKSA, encoded by the coding sequence ATGAGCGAGCGAGCTCTCCGCGGCACGCGACTCGGGGCCACTAGCTACGAGACCGACCGTGGAATCGATCTGGCTCCCCGCCAGACCGTCGAGTACGCATGTCAGAACGGACACCGTTTCGAGGTTCCTTTCTCCGTTGAGGCGGAGATCCCCTCGGCCTGGGAATGCCGTTTCTGCGGCCAGGAGGCAGTCCTGCTCGACGGCGATGAGCCGGAGGAGAAGAAGACCAAGCCGACGCGTACCCATTGGGACATGCTGATGGAGCGTCGGACACGCGAGGAGCTGGAGGAGGTGCTGGCCGAGCGGCTGGCCGTGCTCCGCTCCGGCGGGATGAACCTCGCGGTCCACCCGCGCGACACGCGCAAGAGCGCCTGA
- a CDS encoding ankyrin repeat domain-containing protein — MADSAPQTPDADVIALAGKLFDAARTGETALLAAYLDAGAPANLSNDRGDTLVMLAAYHGHADTVQALLEHGADPDQPNDRGQTPLAGAVFKGEEKVITALLGGGADPQAGTPSAVDTARMFGKDDLVARFEGR, encoded by the coding sequence ATGGCCGACTCCGCCCCGCAGACCCCCGACGCCGATGTGATCGCGCTCGCCGGCAAGCTCTTCGACGCCGCCCGCACGGGCGAGACGGCGCTGCTCGCGGCCTACCTGGATGCCGGCGCCCCCGCGAACCTCTCCAACGACCGCGGCGACACCCTGGTGATGCTGGCCGCGTACCACGGCCACGCGGACACCGTGCAGGCCCTGCTGGAGCACGGTGCCGACCCGGACCAGCCCAACGACCGCGGCCAGACGCCGCTCGCGGGCGCGGTGTTCAAGGGCGAGGAGAAGGTGATCACCGCGCTGCTCGGCGGCGGTGCCGACCCGCAGGCCGGTACGCCCTCGGCCGTCGACACCGCCCGGATGTTCGGCAAGGACGACCTGGTGGCCCGGTTCGAAGGGCGCTGA
- a CDS encoding GNAT family N-acetyltransferase, giving the protein MEIRTTGYGHPDAEKLSAEVQQEYVQRYGDMDVTAMHPDHFDPPAGLFVVGYLDGEPVACGGWRAKERNDDGLLDGDAELKRMYVVPSARGRGLAREILRHLERTAAEAGRTRFVLETGTEQPEALALYASEGYEPITKFGFYKDSPQSVCLGKPLGA; this is encoded by the coding sequence ATGGAGATACGCACGACCGGGTACGGACACCCGGACGCCGAGAAGCTGTCGGCCGAGGTCCAGCAGGAGTACGTCCAGCGCTACGGCGACATGGACGTGACCGCGATGCACCCGGACCACTTCGACCCGCCGGCCGGCCTGTTCGTGGTCGGGTACCTCGACGGCGAGCCGGTGGCCTGCGGAGGGTGGCGGGCCAAGGAGCGCAACGACGACGGGCTGCTGGACGGCGACGCGGAGCTCAAGCGGATGTACGTGGTGCCCTCGGCCCGCGGCCGGGGTCTGGCCCGCGAGATCCTCCGCCACCTGGAGCGGACGGCGGCCGAGGCAGGCCGTACCCGCTTCGTGCTGGAGACGGGCACCGAGCAGCCGGAGGCGCTGGCCCTCTACGCCTCCGAGGGGTACGAGCCGATCACCAAGTTCGGTTTCTACAAGGACTCTCCGCAGAGCGTCTGCCTGGGCAAGCCGCTAGGCGCCTGA
- a CDS encoding DUF6247 family protein — MITQAIGPHAMPSLSDGSLAAIRATITAFAPRRLPELERERDQAFSQALETDSLGPVHLFLRRWREVAADERDLAIATRFLREDREDRDSEERHEVSIEIAAILLTAAAEAHRG, encoded by the coding sequence ATGATCACGCAGGCGATCGGCCCGCACGCCATGCCGTCTCTGTCCGACGGCTCGCTGGCGGCAATTCGGGCCACCATCACCGCCTTTGCTCCCCGCCGGCTTCCCGAGCTGGAGCGTGAGCGGGACCAGGCGTTCTCACAGGCCCTGGAGACCGACAGCCTCGGCCCGGTACACCTGTTCCTCCGGCGCTGGCGCGAGGTCGCCGCCGACGAGCGCGACCTGGCCATCGCCACGCGTTTCCTGCGCGAGGACCGCGAGGACCGCGACTCCGAGGAGCGCCACGAGGTCTCCATCGAGATCGCGGCGATCCTCCTCACCGCGGCCGCAGAGGCCCACCGCGGCTGA
- the glmS gene encoding glutamine--fructose-6-phosphate transaminase (isomerizing), with translation MCGIVGYTGREAALDVVIEGLERLEYRGYDSAGVTVLADGRLATEKRAGKLAVLRKRLAEDPLPAATMGIGHTRWATHGGPTDANAHPHLDDAQRVAVVHNGIIENFAQLRAEIAERGHTLRSETDTEVVAHLLGEAYEGDLAEAMRAVCRRLDGAFTLVAVHADAPDVVVGARRNSPLVVGRGEGENFLASDVAAFIAYTREAIELGQDQVVELRRDGVTVTNFDGSPAEVREYHVDWDASAAEKGGYDYFMLKEIAEQPKAVADTLLGRIGTDGRLTLDELRMPASVLREVDKVVIVACGTAFHAGLIAKYVIEHWTRVPCEVEVASEFRYRDPIMNDRTLVIAISQSGETMDTLMAVRHAREQGAKVLAICNTNGSTIPRESDAVLYTHAGPEVAVASTKAFLTQLVACYLVALYLGQARGGRRDNEILTVIAQIGDAPKQVEQVLGTMEPVRALARSLADTHAVLFLGRHVGFPVALEGALKLKELAYMHAEGFAAGELKHGPIALIDDGLPVVVVVPSPRGRSILHDKIVSNIQEIRARGARTIVIAEEGDEAVVPYADHLVRIPATPTLLQPLVSTVPLQVFACELATAKGHEVDQPRNLAKSVTVE, from the coding sequence ATGTGCGGAATCGTGGGATACACCGGGCGCGAGGCCGCCCTCGACGTCGTGATCGAGGGGCTGGAACGGCTGGAGTACCGGGGGTACGACTCGGCCGGCGTGACCGTGCTGGCCGACGGCCGGCTGGCCACCGAGAAACGGGCCGGCAAGCTCGCCGTCCTGAGGAAGAGACTCGCCGAGGATCCGCTGCCGGCGGCGACCATGGGCATCGGCCACACCCGCTGGGCCACCCACGGCGGTCCGACCGACGCCAATGCCCACCCCCACCTGGACGACGCCCAGCGGGTGGCGGTCGTCCACAACGGCATCATCGAGAACTTCGCCCAGCTGCGCGCGGAGATCGCCGAGCGCGGCCACACCCTGCGCTCGGAGACCGACACCGAGGTCGTCGCCCACCTGCTGGGCGAGGCGTACGAGGGTGACCTGGCCGAGGCCATGCGGGCCGTCTGCCGACGGCTGGACGGCGCGTTCACCCTGGTCGCCGTCCACGCGGACGCTCCGGACGTGGTGGTCGGCGCGCGGCGGAACTCGCCGCTGGTGGTCGGGCGCGGCGAGGGCGAGAACTTCCTCGCCTCGGACGTGGCCGCCTTCATCGCGTACACCCGCGAGGCGATCGAGCTGGGCCAGGACCAGGTCGTGGAGCTGCGGCGCGACGGCGTGACGGTGACCAACTTCGACGGCAGCCCGGCCGAGGTGCGCGAGTACCACGTCGACTGGGACGCCTCCGCCGCCGAGAAGGGCGGCTACGACTACTTCATGCTCAAGGAGATCGCCGAGCAGCCCAAGGCCGTCGCCGACACCCTGCTGGGCCGGATCGGCACCGACGGACGGCTGACCCTGGACGAGCTGCGCATGCCGGCCTCGGTGCTGCGCGAGGTCGACAAGGTCGTGATCGTGGCGTGCGGGACGGCGTTCCACGCCGGCTTGATCGCCAAGTACGTGATCGAGCACTGGACCCGGGTGCCCTGCGAGGTCGAGGTCGCCTCGGAGTTCCGCTACCGCGACCCGATCATGAACGACCGCACGCTGGTCATCGCCATCTCGCAGTCCGGCGAGACCATGGACACCCTGATGGCAGTGCGGCACGCGCGCGAGCAGGGCGCCAAGGTGCTGGCGATCTGCAACACCAACGGTTCCACCATCCCGCGCGAGTCGGACGCCGTGCTCTACACGCACGCCGGCCCCGAGGTCGCGGTGGCGTCGACGAAGGCGTTCCTGACGCAGCTGGTGGCCTGCTACCTGGTCGCGCTGTACCTCGGCCAAGCCCGTGGCGGCAGGCGGGACAACGAGATCCTCACCGTCATCGCGCAGATCGGCGACGCGCCGAAGCAGGTCGAGCAGGTCCTCGGGACCATGGAACCGGTCCGCGCGCTCGCCCGCTCCCTCGCCGACACCCACGCGGTGCTGTTCCTGGGCCGGCACGTGGGCTTCCCGGTCGCCCTGGAGGGTGCGCTGAAGCTCAAGGAGCTGGCGTACATGCACGCCGAGGGCTTCGCGGCGGGCGAGCTCAAGCACGGGCCGATCGCGCTGATCGACGACGGGCTGCCGGTGGTCGTCGTGGTTCCCTCGCCGCGCGGGCGGTCGATCCTGCACGACAAGATCGTCTCCAACATCCAGGAGATCCGGGCCCGTGGCGCGCGGACCATCGTGATCGCAGAGGAGGGCGACGAGGCCGTCGTCCCGTACGCCGACCACCTGGTCCGCATCCCGGCCACCCCGACGCTGCTTCAGCCGCTGGTGTCGACCGTCCCGCTGCAGGTGTTCGCCTGCGAGCTGGCCACGGCCAAGGGCCACGAGGTCGACCAGCCCCGCAACCTCGCCAAGTCCGTCACGGTCGAGTGA
- a CDS encoding DUF2334 domain-containing protein, protein MPLHSKTRGWGRPSRATVAIALGLSIGLAAPTTASAKPPPDHTSPTSLLHERLSGDISATFGDAQKKAEQDRQQDPHKKLKSVLDTAGGVLQALPSALAQPTVADAVSAATDPTTLVLYDTTGPYGYLGELYAMVTANLAGHFGQVTTMPVSSYQAGQVNNYTATIYFGSTYYGGAIPDGIPAAFYSDVTTTSHPVVWLYDNIWNLANNVGPAQFSSTYGWDPTTSYFNFNSITSVSYKGQSTTRNALNGGGVLGDNITDPSKVTVLAQATDSTGASVPWAIRSGNLTYIGDIPFSYVSETDRVMIFADLLFDALAPTTPTRHRAMVRLEDISPTDDPLQLIQTGQYLKSQNIPFSFGVIPVYTDPNGTYNNGRPETVKLSQRPLLVTAIRSLISNGGTMVMHGYTHQYSNIANPYDGVSGDDFEFYRAQCSTTRTPPYHFEVPCQNTDWVIHQGPVPEDSAAWAQSRVTASSNEFKAAGLTPPTIFEFPHYAGSATDYKTFEPLFKARYERSLYFGGQLNGGPIDYGLLIGQFFPYLVHDVYGETVLPENLGNYEPTASNNNPPRSPADMINSAKLNLTVRDGFASFFYHPYYGLNALKQTVTGIKALGYTFVSPASVLGP, encoded by the coding sequence ATGCCTTTGCATTCGAAGACCCGGGGGTGGGGCCGTCCGTCGAGAGCGACGGTGGCCATCGCCCTGGGCCTCAGCATCGGGCTGGCTGCGCCGACCACCGCGTCGGCGAAGCCACCCCCGGACCACACGAGCCCGACCTCGCTGCTCCACGAGAGGCTCAGCGGTGACATCTCCGCCACCTTCGGCGACGCGCAGAAGAAGGCCGAACAGGACCGTCAGCAGGACCCGCACAAGAAGCTGAAGTCCGTTCTGGACACGGCCGGCGGCGTCCTGCAGGCGTTGCCCTCAGCACTGGCACAGCCGACGGTCGCTGACGCGGTGTCAGCCGCGACCGACCCGACCACGCTGGTGCTCTACGACACCACGGGCCCGTACGGGTATCTGGGCGAGCTCTACGCGATGGTCACCGCCAACCTCGCCGGCCACTTCGGCCAGGTCACCACCATGCCGGTCTCCTCCTACCAGGCCGGGCAGGTCAACAACTACACCGCCACGATCTACTTCGGCTCCACCTACTACGGAGGAGCGATCCCCGACGGCATCCCCGCCGCCTTCTACAGCGACGTGACCACCACGTCGCACCCGGTCGTCTGGCTGTACGACAACATCTGGAACCTGGCCAACAACGTCGGCCCGGCCCAGTTCTCGTCCACCTACGGCTGGGACCCGACGACCTCCTACTTCAACTTCAACTCGATCACCTCGGTCTCCTACAAGGGCCAGTCGACCACCCGTAACGCGCTCAACGGCGGCGGCGTCCTGGGTGACAACATCACGGACCCCTCCAAGGTGACCGTGCTCGCCCAGGCGACCGACAGCACCGGGGCTTCCGTGCCCTGGGCGATCCGCTCGGGCAACCTCACCTACATCGGCGACATCCCGTTCTCCTACGTGAGCGAGACCGACCGGGTGATGATCTTCGCCGACCTGCTCTTCGACGCGCTCGCCCCGACGACCCCCACACGGCACCGGGCGATGGTCAGGCTGGAGGACATCAGCCCCACCGACGACCCGCTCCAGCTGATCCAGACCGGCCAGTACCTGAAGTCCCAGAACATCCCGTTCAGCTTCGGCGTCATCCCGGTCTACACCGACCCCAACGGCACCTACAACAACGGCCGGCCGGAGACCGTCAAGCTCTCGCAGCGGCCCCTCTTGGTCACCGCGATCAGGTCGCTGATCTCCAACGGCGGCACGATGGTGATGCACGGCTACACGCACCAGTACAGCAACATCGCCAACCCCTACGACGGCGTCAGCGGTGACGACTTCGAGTTCTACCGGGCCCAGTGCTCCACCACCCGGACCCCGCCGTACCACTTCGAGGTCCCCTGCCAGAACACCGACTGGGTGATCCACCAGGGGCCGGTCCCGGAGGACTCCGCCGCGTGGGCGCAGAGCCGCGTCACCGCCAGCAGCAACGAGTTCAAGGCTGCCGGCCTCACCCCGCCGACGATCTTCGAGTTCCCGCACTACGCGGGCTCGGCGACCGACTACAAGACCTTCGAACCGCTCTTCAAGGCCCGCTACGAGCGCTCGCTGTACTTCGGCGGACAGCTCAACGGCGGCCCGATCGACTACGGCCTCCTGATCGGACAGTTCTTCCCGTACCTCGTCCACGACGTGTACGGCGAGACCGTGCTGCCGGAGAACCTCGGCAACTACGAGCCGACGGCCTCCAACAACAACCCGCCGCGCTCGCCCGCGGACATGATCAACTCGGCCAAGCTGAACCTCACCGTCAGGGACGGCTTCGCGAGCTTCTTCTACCACCCGTACTACGGGCTGAACGCACTGAAGCAGACCGTCACCGGGATCAAGGCGCTCGGCTACACCTTCGTCTCCCCCGCCTCCGTGCTCGGCCCCTGA
- a CDS encoding glycosyltransferase family 2 protein, with protein MVTVLLWLSTAVIVTTLSYNSGMFALSRRRIPLAEPQEQRHFYVFLLACLNEEKVLGESLRRLLALPVADCVAMVVDDASDDGTAEIVRAVDSERVLLHQRSLPNARRGKGAALNDGLRHLGPSRVLDGHDPDDVIICVLDADGRLEPEAVAEVDRYFADPATGAVQIGVRMYNRTDSLLARMQDMEFVVYTDIFQTARRHIGSVGMGGNGQFMRLSALRSLGSKPWSHQLTEDLDLGVRLIAAGWQNQFCPTAAVHQQAVIRLRRLVRQRSRWFQGHVQATRLLPLVLREVPPRAAADLVYHLSSPAILLLTSFLPLAFVAGMFGFAADSITAGHSTFPVIWLVPLYLLAFAPAYAYAIVYRKRERDLGLLRCLLLSHLFVAYGYLWFAAGWWAMGRVVSGRTSWLKTART; from the coding sequence ATGGTGACCGTCCTCCTGTGGCTGAGCACCGCGGTCATCGTGACGACCCTGAGCTACAACTCCGGCATGTTCGCCCTGTCACGCCGTCGGATCCCGCTCGCGGAGCCCCAGGAGCAGCGGCATTTCTACGTCTTCCTGCTCGCCTGCCTCAACGAGGAGAAGGTGCTGGGGGAGAGCCTGCGCCGGCTGCTGGCGCTGCCCGTGGCCGACTGCGTGGCCATGGTTGTTGACGACGCGTCGGACGACGGCACCGCCGAGATCGTCCGGGCCGTGGACTCGGAACGCGTCCTGCTTCACCAGCGCAGCCTCCCGAACGCCAGACGGGGCAAGGGCGCTGCTCTCAACGACGGCCTGCGCCATCTCGGTCCCTCGAGGGTCCTGGACGGCCACGACCCCGACGACGTCATCATCTGCGTCCTCGACGCCGACGGCCGGCTCGAACCGGAGGCCGTCGCCGAGGTCGACCGGTACTTCGCCGACCCGGCCACCGGAGCTGTCCAGATCGGCGTCCGGATGTACAACCGGACCGACAGCCTGCTGGCCCGGATGCAGGACATGGAGTTCGTCGTCTACACCGACATCTTCCAGACCGCCCGCCGGCACATCGGCAGCGTGGGCATGGGCGGCAACGGCCAGTTCATGCGGCTGAGCGCCCTGCGCTCGCTGGGCTCGAAGCCCTGGAGCCACCAGCTGACCGAGGACCTCGACCTCGGCGTCCGCCTGATCGCCGCAGGCTGGCAGAACCAGTTCTGTCCGACCGCAGCCGTCCACCAACAGGCCGTGATCCGGCTCCGTCGGCTGGTCCGCCAGCGCTCCCGCTGGTTCCAGGGGCACGTCCAGGCCACCCGGCTGCTGCCGCTGGTCCTCCGGGAGGTCCCGCCGCGCGCCGCCGCCGACCTGGTCTACCACCTGTCCAGCCCGGCGATACTGCTTCTCACATCCTTCCTGCCGCTCGCCTTCGTCGCCGGGATGTTCGGCTTCGCGGCGGACTCCATCACGGCGGGCCACAGCACCTTCCCGGTCATCTGGCTGGTCCCGCTGTACCTGCTCGCCTTCGCTCCCGCCTATGCCTACGCCATCGTGTACCGGAAGCGGGAGCGCGACCTCGGACTGCTGCGCTGCCTGCTGCTGTCCCATCTCTTCGTGGCCTACGGCTACCTGTGGTTCGCGGCCGGCTGGTGGGCCATGGGCCGCGTGGTGAGCGGCCGCACCAGCTGGCTCAAGACCGCCCGCACCTGA